GGTGGCGCGTGGGTGCACCGACGGCCCGGACCTGCGTTCGACGAGCACCACGGGGACTCCGTGGTGGGTGAGGAGTGCCGCGGTGAGCAGGCCGACGCTGCCGCCTCCGACCACGAGCACTGGCACTGGCACTGGCACTGGCACGTCTGGATACGCCGTTTCCGTCATGGCTACACCGTAGCCAGAAGGTAGGATGCGGGTCAACGAGGAAAGGAACCGCCCTGATGACCGAGCCCGTCCCCTCCTCGGTGTGGACCCGCCCGCGCCCCGAGCCACGTCGGCGCGCGCCCGGCGTGGACCAGTACGTGGCCGCCGCGCTGGCCGTCGCGGACGCCGAGGGACTGGCGGCGGTGTCGATGCGACGGGTCGCGGGGGATCTCGGCTCCGGAACCGCCACGCTCTACCGGTACATCACCAACCGCGACGAGCTGGTGGACCTGATGATCGACGCCGTTCAGGGCGAGGATCCGCTTCCCGAGCCCACCGGGGAGTGGCGTGCGGACCTGGGGACGGTCGCGCGCGCCTTGCGTACGACGCTGCTGCGGCACCCTTGGCTGGCCGGTGAACTGACGGGACGGCCCGCGCTCGGCCCCAACTCGTTGCGGCGGTCCGAGTCCACGTTGCGCGCCGCCGTCGCCCTGACGTCGGACATCACCCTGGCCTCGCAGGCGCTCGGTACCGTGCGCGCGTACGTGCTGGGTTCGGTCGCCGCCCAGCAGGCCGTTCGGCACGCGGAGCAGCGCACCGGGCTCAGCGAGGAGGAGTGGCAGCGCAGCGTCGGCCCCTACATCACCGAGGTCCTCGCGGCCGGTGAGCACCCGATGCTCGCCCGCCGCATCATCGAAGCCGAGGAACTCGACCCCGACGTGGAGTTCGCGTTCGGCCTCGACTGCGTGCTCGACGGACTCGCGGCCAGACTGGCCCGCTGAGCGGTGGGAACGCGCAGGGTCGACACCCTGGCGGGGGAACATCCCGGCGGGGAGGACACGAGACGCGGCCGGTCACCTGTCGACGGGCTCACCCACTGCCGGGCACCGCGCGACAGCCACGCTCCTCACCTCCTCACCTCGTCACCACCGCGCCGGCCCGGCCGTCGAGCCCGCAGCGGACAACTCCTAGAGGTCCGGGCCCAGAGCGCCACGGACCGCGGCCAGGATCGCTTCGGTGTCGGCGCCCAGGGCGCGGGCGGACGAGGTGAAATCGCGGGCGAGGGTGGCCAGTTGAGAGGCGTGCGGGGGCGTCGGGCCGGCCGGGGGTGCCGCGACCCGGGAGCCCGCCCCACGGCGGGTGCGGATCAGGTCGGCGGCTTCAAGTTCGCGGTAGGCCCGGGCCACGGTGCCCGGCGCGAGGCCGAGGTCCGTGGCCAGCTGGCGCACGGTGGGAAGCCGGTCCCCCTCGGCGAGTTGTCCGGTGAGGATCAGGGCACCGAGCTGCGCGCGGATCTGGGCGTACGGCGGTACCTGGCTGGTGGTGTCGACGCGGACGGCGGGCTCATTCATCGTCGGGGAACCCGCCTGCCACGTTGTCCCCGACGGCTCGCGGGGCCACCACGGTGACCAGGGACCACGCGACGGTGAACAGGTTCACGAGGGCCAGCGGGTAGAACACCCAGAAGGTGAGCAGTCCCATCGCGCCGGCGCAGCCGGTCTCCGTCAGCGAAATGGAGACCATCACGACGGCGTACAGCTGCTGGCTCGAGACCAGGAGGCCCCAGGCCCCGGTCACCGCCCACGCGCGGTCGCAGCGCTGTTGCTTCCCGCCCGGTCCGTCGGCGATGCGGCGCAGGGCCCACATGCACGTGGGAGTGGCTATGGCGAGTGCGCCGAACATCGGGAGGCTGTAGTACAGGCCGGGCCACGGGCCGAGGAGTGCCCGCATCCCGTTGCAGGTGACGGCGACGACCTTCCCGGCACTGAAGGTGCGGCCTGAGTCGATGGACGCCGTGATGGCCGTGATCACCAGCAGCACGGTGAGCGAGACGCCCTGAAGGACGATCAAGGGGCCCATCCGCGGCGGTACATGTTTTCTGACCAGGCGTGGCGCGAGGCTCGCGGTGCGCACCGCGTCCTGCGGGACCAGGGTCAGCGCGTCGGCGAGGAGGACTCCCGCCACCGCGCACAGGCCGAAGGCGGTGATGCAGAACACGACGCGCTGCTCGAACTCGACCTGCCCCAGCGTGGACAGCGCCTGTGCCGCGATGACGCCGATG
The window above is part of the Streptomyces sp. NBC_01428 genome. Proteins encoded here:
- a CDS encoding TetR/AcrR family transcriptional regulator C-terminal domain-containing protein codes for the protein MTEPVPSSVWTRPRPEPRRRAPGVDQYVAAALAVADAEGLAAVSMRRVAGDLGSGTATLYRYITNRDELVDLMIDAVQGEDPLPEPTGEWRADLGTVARALRTTLLRHPWLAGELTGRPALGPNSLRRSESTLRAAVALTSDITLASQALGTVRAYVLGSVAAQQAVRHAEQRTGLSEEEWQRSVGPYITEVLAAGEHPMLARRIIEAEELDPDVEFAFGLDCVLDGLAARLAR
- a CDS encoding GntR family transcriptional regulator, with the translated sequence MNEPAVRVDTTSQVPPYAQIRAQLGALILTGQLAEGDRLPTVRQLATDLGLAPGTVARAYRELEAADLIRTRRGAGSRVAAPPAGPTPPHASQLATLARDFTSSARALGADTEAILAAVRGALGPDL